A region from the Thermodesulfobacteriota bacterium genome encodes:
- a CDS encoding FHA domain-containing protein, protein MLSISLKFNEKVLKTIESEKNEITIGRSAENDIVIENLAVSKLHARIVEQSGAYYIEDLNSTNGTYLNKVRITKKDLKNNDIIIIGKHALEIQTAKKEDIHTNHYVKNDTMKLTTEKHMKMLKKQKQ, encoded by the coding sequence ATGCTGTCAATATCGCTAAAATTTAATGAAAAAGTTCTCAAGACCATTGAGTCCGAAAAAAATGAAATAACGATCGGCAGAAGTGCAGAAAATGATATCGTTATTGAAAATTTGGCGGTTTCCAAGCTTCATGCAAGGATTGTTGAACAGAGCGGTGCATATTATATTGAAGATTTAAACAGTACCAACGGCACCTACCTTAATAAAGTCAGGATTACCAAAAAGGATTTAAAGAATAACGATATTATTATTATTGGGAAACACGCGCTTGAAATTCAAACTGCCAAAAAAGAGGATATCCATACCAACCACTATGTCAAGAATGATACCATGAAGCTTACCACTGAAAAGCATATGAAAATGCTTAAAAAGCAAAAACAATGA
- a CDS encoding PAS domain S-box protein, translated as MFKYFKNLRNSLVSKLIITVGITMLLGISIWAYFSIKYQKEKITEGAVSGADRLSTTIKLGTHYAMMLNSRDDINQIIQNIGKQKEIENIRIYNKEGEIKFSNKTDEVNERTNIKAEACDICHRSEPPTVDLSLDERIRIFDSKKGYRLLGIISPIYNETGCSTGCHVHPEDKKILGALDLVVSLEESDREIYNFEKGIFALNVFVFLLTSAIIFIFVLRFVNHPIKRLIKGTRLIGKGDYSTQVIVDQDDEMGQLATAINKMGSEINEKQVELNRQRDEYQNLFELVPCLITVQDKNYKLLKYNREFYETFGPEPGDFCYHAYKGRNKKCKNCPVEETFLTGRSYFSEETGINKDGTTTYWFVKSSPIRNAQGEIVAAMEISLDITSRKQLEEKLKQSEKKYHDIFSNMPDPVFVLDADTFKILDCNDMVEDVYGYSKDEMLNESFLRLFKEEEKDQYASRLKTSAVINRAKCMNKNGGTLFISVRISASESEGQKVLLVTTPDITKRLETEQQLIQAGKMATLGEMSTGVAHELNQPLSVIKTASSFFIKKIRKKERIKDDILLSLSEEIDSHVDRAAKIINHMREFGRKSDIKLVKVQVNDVIKRSFEMFSQQLRVRGIDVAWDINEDLPMIMANPDRLEQVFINLLVNARDAIEEKWKLNLRKNDSGKITLITRAEEKRVVTEVCDTGLGIPAAISDKIFEPFFTTKEVGEGTGLGLSISYGIIKECGGTITVASSKEKGTCFTIAFPIPKEEKPEG; from the coding sequence ATGTTCAAATATTTTAAAAATCTTCGCAACAGCCTGGTTTCAAAACTTATTATCACTGTGGGTATCACCATGCTGCTGGGCATATCTATCTGGGCTTATTTTAGTATTAAATACCAGAAGGAAAAGATTACCGAAGGTGCAGTTTCAGGTGCCGACCGGTTAAGTACCACCATTAAACTCGGAACCCATTATGCCATGATGCTGAATTCAAGGGATGATATCAACCAGATCATACAGAATATAGGCAAACAAAAGGAAATTGAAAATATACGAATCTATAATAAAGAAGGTGAGATTAAATTTTCCAATAAAACGGACGAGGTCAATGAGAGGACAAATATCAAAGCCGAGGCGTGTGATATCTGCCACCGGTCCGAGCCCCCCACCGTCGATTTATCTCTGGATGAACGGATACGAATTTTCGATTCTAAAAAAGGCTATCGTCTGCTTGGAATTATCAGTCCCATTTATAATGAGACCGGCTGTTCAACCGGATGCCATGTTCATCCGGAAGATAAAAAAATCCTGGGAGCACTTGATTTGGTGGTCTCCCTTGAGGAATCTGATCGGGAGATTTATAACTTTGAAAAAGGAATCTTTGCCCTTAATGTATTTGTTTTTCTGCTGACCTCTGCAATCATATTTATTTTTGTGCTGAGATTCGTAAACCATCCCATAAAAAGGCTGATAAAAGGGACAAGGCTGATAGGAAAGGGAGATTATTCCACCCAGGTCATTGTGGACCAGGACGATGAAATGGGACAACTGGCTACCGCCATCAACAAGATGGGTTCTGAGATAAATGAAAAGCAGGTTGAGCTGAACAGACAGCGGGATGAATACCAGAATCTGTTTGAGCTTGTCCCCTGTCTGATTACGGTCCAGGATAAAAATTACAAGCTGCTCAAGTACAATCGGGAATTTTATGAAACATTCGGTCCTGAACCTGGAGACTTCTGTTATCATGCCTATAAGGGGCGGAATAAAAAATGCAAAAACTGTCCGGTTGAAGAAACATTTTTAACCGGCCGGTCATACTTCAGCGAAGAAACCGGTATTAATAAAGATGGGACCACCACTTATTGGTTTGTTAAATCTTCTCCCATCAGAAATGCACAAGGCGAAATTGTTGCCGCAATGGAAATAAGCCTGGATATTACATCCAGGAAACAGCTGGAAGAGAAATTAAAACAATCTGAAAAAAAATATCACGATATTTTCAGTAATATGCCTGATCCTGTTTTTGTCCTGGATGCCGATACCTTTAAAATTCTCGATTGCAACGACATGGTCGAGGATGTTTACGGGTATTCCAAGGATGAGATGCTGAATGAGTCCTTCCTTAGACTGTTTAAGGAAGAGGAAAAGGATCAATATGCAAGCAGATTAAAGACGTCTGCGGTGATAAACCGTGCAAAGTGTATGAATAAAAATGGCGGTACGCTTTTTATCAGCGTGAGGATTTCAGCCTCCGAGTCTGAGGGGCAAAAGGTTCTGCTTGTTACCACCCCTGATATAACCAAGCGGCTAGAAACCGAACAACAGTTAATCCAGGCCGGTAAGATGGCTACCTTGGGCGAGATGTCCACCGGCGTGGCACACGAACTCAACCAACCTCTATCGGTGATTAAAACAGCGAGTAGCTTTTTTATCAAAAAGATTAGGAAAAAGGAGCGTATCAAAGATGACATCCTTTTATCCCTGTCGGAAGAGATAGACAGCCATGTGGACCGGGCGGCAAAAATTATCAACCACATGAGAGAATTCGGCCGGAAGTCCGATATAAAGCTGGTAAAGGTACAGGTAAATGATGTGATTAAAAGATCTTTCGAAATGTTCAGCCAGCAGCTACGGGTCAGAGGAATCGACGTGGCCTGGGATATCAACGAAGATCTTCCCATGATAATGGCAAACCCGGACCGCCTTGAACAGGTGTTTATCAATCTTCTGGTTAATGCAAGGGATGCCATTGAAGAGAAATGGAAATTAAATTTACGCAAAAATGACAGCGGAAAAATAACTCTGATAACAAGAGCTGAAGAAAAAAGAGTGGTGACTGAGGTCTGTGATACGGGACTGGGAATTCCAGCAGCCATATCTGATAAGATATTTGAGCCTTTTTTCACCACCAAGGAAGTGGGTGAAGGCACAGGTCTGGGACTTTCCATCAGCTACGGCATTATAAAAGAATGTGGGGGGACCATAACGGTCGCTTCCAGCAAGGAAAAAGGCACATGCTTTACCATTGCGTTTCCCATACCGAAAGAAGAGAAACCAGAGGGCTGA
- a CDS encoding ATP-binding protein — protein sequence MQLNNQTKESMTDMLSLNLAIVGGGRACKFFLDLLKEESFPYLKVNIVGVCDIEPTAEGLLIAKEMGIYTTDNFLDFFKIKDLDGIIELTNSKEVLLDLIRLRPKRVGIFEHNIGRLLRTFFMINLQLKHAQRQMALEKMSSDFLIQQSNAAIVVLNTDFTIADANDAYLKIVKKTKEEATGAHCYEIFRGLEAPCSSLQPELGCPFLETMKTGKSAHVIHERTDSIKKPQYCNMTTYPLKDSTGEILRVIEICRDITKAISFKWEHREKEIKSNLNKLVQEDRMISLGKLVASCVHEINNPIQGLITFTSLMQNILQQDKPSREDMKKFNKFLSLMSNELERCGNIVSGLLSFSREPPPAKTTIDLNDILQAVISLTHHKMELQSIRLITKLSPSPLLAMGDAGSLKQCFLNLIFNSIEAMPDGGRLQIVSKKNKSGKNIRIEIQDTGFGIAEENLGHIFDPFFTTKPQGEGTGLGLSIVYGVTKNHGGTVKASSHTGKGSSFILNFPSC from the coding sequence ATGCAGCTAAATAATCAAACCAAAGAAAGTATGACGGACATGTTGTCCCTGAATTTGGCAATCGTCGGCGGCGGCCGAGCTTGCAAATTCTTTTTAGATCTTCTTAAAGAGGAATCTTTCCCTTATCTAAAGGTTAATATTGTCGGTGTTTGTGATATCGAACCAACGGCAGAAGGTCTTCTCATTGCTAAAGAGATGGGAATTTACACTACCGATAATTTCCTGGACTTTTTTAAGATAAAAGACCTGGACGGTATCATCGAATTAACCAACAGCAAGGAAGTCCTTCTTGATCTTATTCGGCTGCGTCCCAAAAGGGTGGGCATTTTTGAGCATAACATCGGCAGGTTGCTGAGAACCTTTTTTATGATCAATCTGCAACTCAAACATGCTCAGCGCCAGATGGCCCTTGAAAAGATGTCTTCCGACTTTCTTATACAGCAAAGTAACGCTGCCATTGTGGTTTTGAATACCGACTTTACCATTGCCGATGCCAACGATGCCTACTTAAAAATTGTAAAAAAGACGAAAGAGGAAGCCACCGGGGCGCACTGTTATGAAATCTTCCGTGGACTGGAAGCCCCTTGCTCAAGTTTGCAGCCTGAATTGGGGTGTCCCTTTTTAGAGACCATGAAAACCGGAAAATCCGCCCACGTGATTCACGAACGAACCGATTCAATAAAGAAGCCCCAGTACTGTAACATGACCACCTATCCCTTAAAAGATTCCACCGGAGAAATTCTAAGGGTGATCGAAATATGCAGGGATATCACCAAAGCGATTTCGTTTAAATGGGAACATAGGGAAAAAGAGATAAAATCGAACTTAAACAAACTGGTACAGGAGGATCGAATGATCTCCCTGGGAAAGCTGGTGGCCAGCTGTGTTCATGAGATCAATAACCCTATCCAGGGATTAATCACCTTCACCAGCCTTATGCAAAATATTTTGCAACAAGATAAGCCAAGCCGGGAGGATATGAAAAAGTTTAATAAATTTCTTTCTCTCATGTCAAACGAGCTGGAGCGGTGCGGAAATATAGTTTCCGGACTTCTTTCTTTTTCCAGGGAACCCCCGCCTGCAAAAACGACCATCGACCTTAATGATATTCTTCAGGCTGTCATTTCATTGACGCATCATAAGATGGAACTGCAGAGTATTCGCCTCATAACTAAACTGTCTCCCAGTCCTTTACTGGCCATGGGTGATGCCGGCAGCCTAAAGCAGTGCTTTTTGAACCTGATTTTCAACAGTATTGAAGCCATGCCGGATGGAGGTCGCCTTCAAATCGTTTCAAAAAAGAACAAATCCGGTAAAAATATTCGCATAGAGATCCAGGATACAGGGTTTGGAATTGCTGAAGAAAATCTGGGCCATATATTTGATCCATTTTTTACCACCAAACCGCAGGGAGAAGGCACCGGTCTTGGACTATCAATTGTTTATGGGGTCACCAAAAATCACGGGGGAACTGTTAAAGCAAGCAGCCATACAGGCAAAGGGAGTTCCTTTATATTGAATTTTCCTTCCTGTTAG
- a CDS encoding sigma-54 dependent transcriptional regulator, whose protein sequence is MDKKLSIMIVDDEMIIRESFLHWFEKYGHVVGAASSGAEALEKLETFPFEVLFVDIKMPGMDGIELLERVKTDYPDTTVIIITAYGSIETAVKAMKMGAADYLLKPFKPEQLSLVMEKVAYQKKLATRYNYLKGRLEQITRFDNIIGQSPAMEEIFKLIPDIALSNSSILLTGETGTGKELVAKAIHAKSRRANLPFIAINCGAVPDSLLESELFGHQKGAFTGATHSRKGYLEVVSGGTLFLDEVGEISPKMQVDLLRVLEEKKIARIGNSQPIEVDFRLISATRENLEKKIAAGSFREDFFYRINVIKTKIPPLRERKEDIPLLIQHFLDKYSQETTKRVDHVSPPTIKLLKQYDWPGNVRELENAIERAVVLSKSRKLEIKDFSFLQPSSVSFTKARSLVEMEQQHIRQILEECDWNVTKAAGILNINRVTLHKKIKRYHLKEKI, encoded by the coding sequence ATGGACAAAAAATTAAGCATTATGATCGTGGACGATGAAATGATTATCCGGGAATCATTTCTTCACTGGTTTGAAAAATACGGTCATGTGGTGGGTGCGGCATCTTCAGGTGCGGAAGCTCTGGAAAAGCTGGAGACGTTTCCCTTTGAGGTTTTATTTGTCGATATAAAAATGCCGGGAATGGATGGTATTGAACTGCTGGAACGTGTAAAAACTGATTATCCCGATACAACCGTCATTATTATTACCGCTTACGGTTCTATTGAAACAGCGGTTAAAGCCATGAAAATGGGTGCGGCCGACTACCTGCTCAAGCCGTTTAAGCCGGAACAACTCTCCCTGGTGATGGAAAAGGTGGCATACCAGAAGAAACTTGCAACCAGATATAATTACCTTAAAGGACGACTGGAACAAATCACCCGTTTTGACAACATTATCGGTCAATCTCCCGCCATGGAGGAAATATTCAAACTGATCCCGGATATTGCTTTAAGCAACTCTTCCATTCTACTTACAGGTGAAACGGGTACAGGAAAAGAACTTGTCGCTAAGGCCATACATGCAAAAAGTCGCCGAGCCAACCTCCCCTTTATTGCAATCAACTGCGGTGCAGTGCCGGATTCCCTGCTGGAAAGCGAGCTTTTCGGTCATCAAAAAGGTGCTTTCACTGGAGCCACCCATTCACGAAAAGGTTACCTGGAAGTTGTTTCCGGAGGAACACTCTTTCTTGACGAAGTCGGAGAGATCAGCCCAAAAATGCAGGTCGATCTTCTGCGCGTCTTGGAAGAAAAGAAAATTGCCAGGATTGGAAACAGTCAACCCATCGAAGTCGACTTTCGGCTTATCTCAGCTACCCGGGAGAATCTGGAAAAAAAGATTGCAGCTGGCAGTTTCCGGGAGGATTTTTTTTATCGGATTAACGTAATCAAAACCAAAATACCTCCTTTAAGAGAAAGAAAAGAGGATATCCCTTTGTTAATTCAACATTTTCTGGACAAATACAGCCAGGAGACTACCAAGCGGGTGGATCATGTATCTCCCCCAACGATTAAGCTACTAAAACAATACGATTGGCCCGGAAACGTCAGAGAGCTGGAAAACGCCATTGAAAGGGCGGTGGTCCTTTCCAAATCTCGTAAGCTTGAAATCAAAGACTTTTCTTTTCTCCAGCCCTCCTCGGTTTCTTTTACAAAGGCACGATCACTTGTGGAAATGGAACAACAACACATCCGTCAAATCCTGGAAGAATGTGACTGGAATGTCACCAAGGCTGCCGGGATCCTAAATATTAACCGGGTGACTCTTCATAAAAAGATAAAGCGGTATCATTTGAAAGAAAAGATTTAG
- a CDS encoding OmpA family protein has protein sequence MSKNRLFYISCFVCLLFLSCVSKGKYLELETDLQNTQQKLEQNQKNLADLQDKHKALENQHSALENEKQNLVQTSRDLNLKLQKEKALVEEKTKVISHLEDTKNKIEVSLKEQIANQQVKIEEIEGKLKLTFIDKILFNSGSTKINQKGKEILLTFAESIVEDEDHNILVEGHTDNVGVGAALKSKFPSNWELSTARASTVVRFLQEKGSIAPERLSAIGFSYFKPVASNDDEEGRSQNRRIEIILSRSK, from the coding sequence ATGTCAAAAAATCGTTTATTTTACATTTCGTGTTTTGTTTGCCTGTTGTTTTTATCATGCGTTTCAAAAGGCAAATATCTGGAACTTGAAACCGACTTGCAAAATACTCAACAAAAGCTTGAACAAAACCAAAAGAACCTGGCCGATCTGCAGGATAAACACAAGGCTCTGGAAAACCAACATAGTGCCTTGGAAAACGAAAAGCAAAATCTTGTGCAAACAAGCAGGGATTTAAATTTAAAACTTCAAAAAGAAAAAGCACTGGTAGAAGAAAAGACAAAGGTCATTTCACATCTTGAAGACACGAAAAATAAAATTGAAGTAAGCCTAAAAGAGCAGATAGCAAATCAGCAGGTAAAAATTGAAGAAATAGAGGGCAAACTAAAGCTAACTTTTATTGATAAGATACTTTTCAACTCCGGAAGCACCAAAATCAACCAAAAGGGAAAAGAAATTCTGCTTACTTTTGCCGAATCAATCGTAGAAGATGAGGATCATAATATACTGGTTGAAGGTCACACGGATAATGTCGGGGTGGGAGCGGCGCTTAAGAGTAAATTTCCCAGCAACTGGGAATTGTCAACTGCCAGAGCTTCAACCGTGGTACGTTTCCTTCAGGAAAAAGGCAGTATAGCGCCTGAAAGACTGTCAGCCATCGGCTTCAGTTACTTTAAACCTGTAGCGTCTAATGATGATGAAGAGGGACGCAGCCAGAATAGAAGAATAGAAATCATCCTTTCCCGTTCAAAATAA
- a CDS encoding WD40 repeat domain-containing protein, translating into MVNSESWDWEIGEKKIPTGHWNDKFKWVEEPYASPDGEKVAAIVNLDEGEFSVCVNGEIWKSVFDKIWYLRFSPDGRLTALVSEMAEWTVAVDGIAWENKFGYAWDTVFSTDGKNIAVSVQQDMQYGMAVNGVVWEKMYPNMTNTALSPDGKRTAAAVQVGEFGEAEIHKFQEGAFTATIDGIAWDKKFVNVWNMAFSSDSKKLSAEVRLNLYDYTVAVDGVVWDKTFSCIWEPIFNPRGNGVVAPIRVDGKWTLAENGNLIWDQRFFQLWHQMYSPDGKKLAAIVAPKYGRWTLAVDSKPWSVTFKDFVTDAVFSPDSQRLATLAKDGDSWKVAVDGSLWSNTFDMAWKPVFSPDSKRVATKVEKNGKYTIAVNDKLWNKECGNVWDPIFSPDSSKILLRTIEDGVYYRRIIPVGDIC; encoded by the coding sequence ATGGTAAATTCAGAGAGTTGGGATTGGGAAATCGGTGAAAAAAAGATTCCAACGGGCCATTGGAATGATAAATTTAAATGGGTTGAAGAACCTTATGCCAGTCCTGACGGAGAGAAGGTGGCTGCAATTGTTAACCTGGATGAAGGCGAATTCTCCGTATGTGTAAATGGAGAAATATGGAAAAGCGTTTTTGATAAAATCTGGTACCTTCGATTTTCGCCAGATGGCCGTTTAACCGCTCTGGTGTCGGAAATGGCTGAATGGACGGTTGCGGTGGATGGTATTGCCTGGGAAAATAAATTCGGCTACGCATGGGATACAGTTTTCAGTACGGACGGTAAAAATATTGCGGTTTCGGTTCAACAGGACATGCAGTATGGTATGGCAGTAAACGGTGTGGTTTGGGAAAAGATGTATCCCAATATGACCAATACAGCCTTAAGCCCGGATGGAAAAAGAACAGCTGCCGCAGTTCAAGTGGGAGAATTCGGCGAAGCTGAAATTCACAAATTTCAGGAAGGTGCATTCACTGCAACGATAGACGGTATAGCCTGGGACAAGAAGTTTGTCAATGTATGGAATATGGCCTTCAGTTCGGACAGCAAAAAGCTTTCTGCTGAAGTCAGGCTCAATTTGTACGATTACACCGTTGCTGTTGACGGCGTGGTTTGGGATAAAACTTTCAGTTGCATCTGGGAGCCGATTTTCAATCCCCGGGGAAATGGCGTTGTTGCCCCGATACGGGTGGACGGAAAATGGACCCTGGCAGAAAATGGCAACCTGATATGGGATCAAAGGTTTTTTCAGCTGTGGCACCAGATGTACAGTCCTGACGGAAAAAAACTGGCAGCCATTGTGGCTCCAAAATACGGAAGATGGACACTGGCCGTGGACAGCAAGCCCTGGTCGGTCACTTTCAAGGATTTTGTTACCGATGCGGTTTTCAGCCCGGACAGCCAAAGGCTGGCAACCCTTGCCAAGGATGGTGATTCATGGAAAGTTGCCGTGGATGGCTCACTATGGTCAAACACCTTTGACATGGCATGGAAACCTGTTTTCAGCCCGGACAGCAAACGGGTGGCCACAAAAGTGGAAAAGAACGGAAAATACACCATAGCGGTTAATGATAAGTTGTGGAATAAAGAATGTGGAAATGTGTGGGACCCGATCTTCAGCCCGGACAGCAGTAAGATTCTCCTCAGAACCATTGAAGATGGTGTATATTACAGACGTATTATTCCGGTCGGCGATATATGCTGA
- a CDS encoding glycine cleavage system protein H — protein sequence MKQNTESEKTRRKKKVIGFQVLENECIWMKAGVVNFRICDCAYDCNSCAFDKGMRRAMGLKESSGAENESPAWVEYLKKKYHGSSRPCRHALTGRINAPKICTLNYECYHCSFDQMLDESDLVHLSDTPGYKLASGYKLADGYYYHMGHSWARFEHGGRVRVGFDDFLVKLFGAFGSVGLPPLGGILKQNQVGWTVGRDSNQAAALSPVTGTVLAVNRKAEEHPEITHEDPYHQGWLFMIEPHFPKKDLKGLYFGKESFEWMEQEGQKLMGLMGPEYEKLAATGGEPIGDVFGNFPEIGWEKLVETFLRTKNI from the coding sequence ATGAAACAAAATACAGAAAGTGAAAAAACAAGAAGAAAAAAGAAGGTGATCGGATTTCAGGTACTGGAAAATGAATGTATCTGGATGAAGGCAGGAGTGGTCAATTTTCGGATTTGTGATTGCGCCTATGACTGCAACAGCTGTGCCTTTGATAAAGGGATGCGGCGTGCAATGGGTTTAAAAGAGAGTTCTGGAGCGGAAAATGAATCACCGGCATGGGTGGAATACTTAAAAAAGAAATATCATGGTTCATCCCGGCCGTGCAGGCACGCCCTAACAGGACGTATCAATGCCCCGAAAATCTGTACGCTTAACTATGAATGCTACCATTGTTCCTTTGATCAAATGCTGGACGAAAGCGACCTTGTTCATCTGTCTGATACACCCGGCTACAAGCTGGCGTCGGGTTATAAACTGGCTGACGGTTATTATTACCATATGGGCCACAGCTGGGCACGTTTCGAGCATGGAGGACGGGTACGGGTTGGATTTGACGATTTCCTGGTAAAGCTTTTCGGTGCGTTTGGGTCGGTTGGTCTTCCGCCGTTGGGTGGGATTTTGAAACAGAATCAGGTAGGATGGACAGTCGGACGGGATTCAAATCAGGCTGCGGCCTTATCTCCTGTAACAGGTACGGTTCTAGCCGTAAATCGCAAGGCCGAGGAACATCCTGAAATTACCCATGAAGATCCTTATCACCAAGGGTGGCTTTTTATGATAGAACCCCATTTTCCCAAAAAGGATTTAAAGGGACTGTATTTTGGAAAAGAAAGTTTTGAATGGATGGAGCAAGAAGGCCAAAAGTTGATGGGGCTCATGGGGCCTGAATATGAAAAGCTGGCAGCGACAGGTGGTGAACCCATCGGTGACGTATTCGGTAATTTTCCGGAAATCGGATGGGAAAAATTGGTGGAAACATTTCTGAGGACAAAGAATATTTAA
- a CDS encoding HD domain-containing protein, with protein sequence MVPIYARIRKRARQIVSCFPTPDFYKDFTGEIELSRHYFKTDPLITRLKSYVAENIEDDFGHGMKHSIKVAHDSGVLMIIEGALEKYSEDFIRRKVCIVQCAGLLHDIKRKRKDHAIQGAIFARELLQTYPVSPDEVNDICNAIYNHEAFKINTAINTVDGALVSDCLYDADKFRWGPDNFMDTVWDMVLFYNPPLSTFIDRYPKGMDGLAKIKTTFRTKTGKKYGPQFIDIGLAIGEELLDVIKNDFAHLL encoded by the coding sequence ATGGTGCCTATCTACGCTCGTATTCGCAAACGAGCCCGTCAAATTGTTTCCTGTTTTCCAACTCCGGACTTTTACAAAGATTTTACCGGAGAAATCGAATTGTCCCGCCATTATTTTAAGACCGACCCATTGATTACCAGGCTGAAATCATATGTCGCTGAGAATATTGAAGATGATTTTGGTCATGGAATGAAACATTCAATTAAGGTCGCCCATGATTCCGGAGTTTTGATGATCATTGAGGGTGCTTTGGAAAAATATTCTGAAGATTTTATCCGCCGCAAAGTGTGTATCGTTCAATGTGCCGGCCTCCTTCATGATATAAAGCGGAAACGAAAAGATCACGCCATACAGGGAGCGATCTTTGCCAGGGAATTACTTCAAACCTATCCGGTTTCGCCGGATGAGGTGAATGATATATGCAATGCCATATATAATCATGAAGCCTTTAAAATAAATACCGCCATAAACACCGTTGATGGTGCGCTTGTCTCCGACTGCTTGTATGATGCGGATAAATTCAGGTGGGGACCGGATAACTTTATGGATACGGTCTGGGATATGGTACTGTTTTACAACCCCCCTCTCTCTACATTTATTGACCGCTATCCAAAAGGAATGGATGGGCTTGCTAAAATAAAAACCACCTTCCGGACAAAGACTGGAAAAAAATATGGCCCACAGTTTATAGATATTGGGCTCGCCATAGGTGAAGAATTGCTGGATGTGATAAAAAACGATTTTGCCCATTTGCTTTGA
- a CDS encoding nitrate reductase has translation MHDLYNFVTGPLAWAAFIIFIAGGLYRLINMLYLINKKEKFIYTYMSFKYSLRSIFHWIIPFATVNWKRHPVLTIVTFAFHLCLVITPVFLLSHAILWDESWNIRLWTLSDDVADIMTLIVVGSCVFFLVRRLVSPEIQFVTTVSDYAILAVVAAPFITGFIAYHQWFNYPLFMILHIVSGEIMLIAIPFTRLSHMLFSPFTRAYMGSEFGSVRGAKDW, from the coding sequence ATGCACGATCTTTATAATTTTGTAACCGGCCCCCTCGCATGGGCAGCTTTCATCATCTTTATCGCAGGCGGCCTGTACCGACTGATAAACATGCTCTATCTTATTAATAAAAAAGAAAAATTCATTTATACTTACATGAGTTTCAAATACAGTCTGCGCTCTATTTTTCACTGGATCATACCTTTTGCCACCGTTAACTGGAAAAGGCACCCTGTGTTAACTATTGTGACCTTTGCTTTTCACCTGTGTCTTGTCATAACACCTGTTTTTCTTTTATCACACGCAATTCTTTGGGATGAATCCTGGAATATCCGCTTATGGACCCTTTCCGATGACGTGGCGGATATAATGACCCTTATCGTGGTCGGATCCTGCGTTTTTTTTCTCGTCCGCAGGCTGGTGTCCCCGGAGATTCAGTTCGTAACCACGGTGTCAGACTACGCAATACTGGCTGTTGTGGCCGCACCGTTTATCACGGGGTTTATCGCTTATCATCAGTGGTTTAATTACCCGCTATTCATGATTCTCCATATTGTATCCGGAGAAATCATGCTGATTGCAATTCCCTTTACCCGCTTGAGCCATATGTTGTTCTCACCTTTCACCAGGGCATATATGGGATCTGAATTCGGCAGTGTTAGAGGGGCAAAGGACTGGTAA
- a CDS encoding archaemetzincin family Zn-dependent metalloprotease has translation MDSKTKPVGILPFGDIPEIVSKVIAGNMIAYLNLSTKMIPPAKNPAFAFDDKRLQYDAGTILMNLEASDLNRYEKVIGIVDVDLFVPIFSYVFGEAKQGGKCALVSLFRLKKNPDGSAPASSIFYERAAKVALHELGHLYNLFHCEDKRCLMHFSGGLQELDETPLYFCRYCTAFFKDALLD, from the coding sequence ATGGACTCGAAAACAAAACCCGTCGGGATCCTACCCTTCGGAGACATACCTGAAATCGTCTCCAAGGTGATCGCGGGCAATATGATTGCCTATTTAAACCTTTCGACCAAAATGATCCCCCCGGCAAAAAATCCAGCCTTTGCTTTTGACGACAAACGGCTTCAGTATGATGCCGGGACAATCCTTATGAACCTTGAAGCAAGTGATTTAAACCGTTATGAAAAGGTGATCGGCATTGTGGACGTCGATCTTTTTGTTCCCATCTTTTCCTATGTCTTCGGAGAGGCGAAACAGGGGGGGAAATGCGCACTGGTGTCATTGTTCCGGCTAAAAAAAAATCCAGACGGTTCTGCTCCTGCTTCATCTATTTTTTATGAACGGGCGGCAAAGGTGGCCCTTCATGAACTGGGCCACCTTTATAATCTTTTCCACTGCGAAGATAAACGCTGCCTGATGCATTTTTCAGGAGGGCTCCAGGAGCTGGATGAAACACCTCTTTACTTTTGCAGGTACTGCACCGCTTTTTTCAAAGATGCCCTTTTAGATTAA